In the genome of Salvelinus sp. IW2-2015 linkage group LG25, ASM291031v2, whole genome shotgun sequence, one region contains:
- the dlk2 gene encoding protein delta homolog 2, translated as MPLRDSVTLLLWSCCVLMLIHQCEAQAXNCTCNVTNSRCDENAVCRCDPGWEGQQCDVCVRMPGCVHGSCHQPWQCTCEPGWAGRFCDKDIHVCTNEAPCQNGATCYANVSGEYSCLCXEGFHGRNCEHKTGPCHKTGRSSCKNGGQCEDSGGYAPELSCRCLAGFTGPRCENNMDDCLMRPCGNGATCLDGINRFSCLCPEGFTGRFCTVNLDDCASQPCLNGGRCLDRASTFHCFCKPGFTGRTCEVPLRSPESQAPISSSRDWAGGGGGWGRVTQSRPDQDITRGDNNSGDRLLKISVKEVVTQWGSSGLSEVQLITLLVLGCMTLAVVVLTAGLVLRGHWQDHCASCRCGPTPRLHXLKHRDRQPPPQSHLVTVEQECKISFLHTPTAPELEKKKLNTEVI; from the exons ATGCCTCTGAGAGACTCAGTCACCCTGCTGCTCTGGAGTTGCTGTGTACTAATGCTCATCCACCAATGCGAGGCTCAAG CTCRAAACTGCACGTGTAATGTGACCAATAGTCGGTGTGACGAGAATGCGGTGTGCAG GTGTGACCCGGGTTGGGAGGGGCAGCAGTGCGACGTCTGTGTGAGAATGCCAGGCTGTGTCCATGGATCGTGTCACCAACCCTGGCAATGCACCTGCGAGCCTGGATGGGCAGGGCGCTTCTGCGACAAAG ATATCCATGTGTGTACAAATGAGGCACCTTGTCAGAACGGTGCCACTTGTTACGCCAACGTTTCAGGGGAATACTCCTGCCTCTGCKCCGAGGGATTTCACGGGAGGAACTGCGAGCACAAGACAGGACCCTGTCATAAGACCGGCAG GTCTTCATGTAAGAATGGCGGGCAGTGTGAGGACAGTGGCGGTTATGCTCCAGAGCTCTCCTGCCGCTGCCTGGCAGGCTTCACCGGGCCACGTTGCGAGAACAACATGGACGACTGCCTGATGCGCCCTTGTGGTAACGGTGCCACCTGCCTGGATGGCATCAACCGCTTCTCCTGCCTCTGTCCCGAGGGCTTCACGGGCCGGTTCTGCACCGTCAACCTGGATGACTGTGCCAGCCAACCTTGCCTTAATGGAGGACGCTGCCTGGACCGTGCCAGCACCTTCCACTGCTTCTGCAAGCCTGGGTTCACTGGCAGGACCTGCGAGGTGCCCTTAAGGAGCCCAGAGAGCCAAGCGCCCATCAGCAGCTCCCGTGACTGGGCTGGGGGAGGTGGGGGCTGGGGAAGGGTAACTCAGTCCAGGCCAGACCAGGACATCACGAGGGGGGACAATAATAGTGGAGACAGGCTGCTGAAGATCTCTGTGAAGGAGGTTGTGACCCAGTGGGGGTCGTCTGGCCTGTCAGAGGTGCAGCTCATCACCCTCCTGGTGCTGGGGTGCATGACACTTGCCGTGGTGGTGCTCACAGCTGGCCTGGTGCTGAGGGGGCATTGGCAGGACCACTGTGCAAGCTGCCGGTGCGGCCCCACCCCCCGCCTGCACCKGCTGAAACACCGAGACCGCCAGCCGCCCCCGCAGAGCCACCTAGTCACAGTGGAGCAGGAGTGTAAGATCAGCTTCCTYCACACGCCCACAGCCCCAGAACTGGAGAAgaagaaactgaacactgagGTGATTTAG